Proteins found in one Deinococcus terrestris genomic segment:
- a CDS encoding ABC transporter permease — MRNALLIAELSLREAVRKRLVVVLLLLTAAFLGFYLYGVWRLEGTLDQRAIDAGLDGRSTTGAANIPIMYSALFGMYLVFFLGSLMAVLSTVGAVSADVENGVMQSVLARPIRRAELVAGRWLGFTVVNVGYVALVSAALLGGIAALTGFVPPEALPAVGLILLAITLLTALTVLGSTLFTTLANGIGVFVLYGAGFAGGILTAIGSFSDSPTLGTLGRAASILMPTNSLWLGATYHLQPEVLRQLGEAAQGANPLFSTTPIASGMVLWAAAYAVLAVVLAMWRFSRRDL; from the coding sequence GTGCGTAACGCCCTCCTGATCGCGGAACTCTCGCTGCGCGAGGCAGTACGCAAGCGGCTGGTGGTCGTGCTGCTGCTGCTGACCGCCGCCTTTCTGGGCTTCTACCTGTACGGCGTATGGCGATTGGAGGGCACCCTCGACCAGCGGGCCATCGACGCGGGGCTGGACGGCCGCTCGACGACGGGCGCGGCGAATATCCCCATCATGTACTCGGCGCTGTTCGGGATGTACCTGGTGTTCTTCCTGGGGTCGCTGATGGCCGTGCTGTCCACGGTCGGGGCAGTCAGCGCCGACGTGGAAAACGGCGTGATGCAGTCGGTGCTGGCCCGGCCCATCCGCCGCGCCGAGCTGGTCGCGGGGCGCTGGCTGGGCTTCACGGTGGTCAACGTGGGCTACGTGGCCCTGGTCAGCGCGGCGCTGCTGGGCGGCATCGCGGCCCTGACCGGCTTCGTGCCGCCCGAAGCCCTGCCCGCCGTGGGCCTGATCCTGCTCGCCATCACGCTGCTGACCGCGCTGACCGTGCTGGGCAGCACCCTCTTTACCACGCTCGCCAACGGGATCGGCGTTTTCGTCCTGTACGGGGCGGGGTTCGCGGGGGGCATCCTGACGGCCATCGGCTCGTTCTCGGACAGCCCCACCCTGGGCACGCTGGGCCGGGCCGCGTCCATCCTGATGCCCACCAACTCGCTGTGGCTGGGGGCGACCTACCACCTTCAGCCCGAGGTGCTGCGGCAACTGGGCGAGGCCGCGCAGGGGGCCAATCCCCTCTTCAGCACCACCCCCATCGCGTCCGGTATGGTGCTGTGGGCCGCCGCCTACGCGGTGCTGGCGGTCGTGCTGGCGATGTGGCGCTTCAGTCGGCGGGACCTGTAG
- a CDS encoding 4Fe-4S dicluster domain-containing protein, translated as MLSGVLERLGEYSDQVPRYTAPRCLLDRQAVGGCDACHVTCPHGAIALEGHRIAIDPALCTGCGLCVQVCPTGALEYDLTPPLQSVRDGGQGAEGEATLTCSQSGAGGPTLTCLGRVTPAVFAAAGAWGTPLTLLHGECVGCPVGAPDVPERLTRVVEEAQTLREPTGRPAEVTVRPATPDDRDRAGRVSRRGAFATLFRAGRQQVVGLLPERPLPFVDWSQPQERVPEEWRWRRRSLVPAPAPDAPVVWPAPLVDDKCIDCPVCSNVCPTEAITREFKPEGGARLLLNLAACTGCMACVRSCPPDAMHPQREWLPAAFDAPLLIRDSDSVM; from the coding sequence ATGTTAAGCGGGGTGCTGGAGCGGCTGGGCGAGTACAGCGATCAGGTGCCGCGCTACACGGCCCCGCGTTGCCTGCTGGATCGGCAGGCGGTAGGTGGCTGCGACGCCTGCCACGTCACCTGCCCGCACGGGGCGATTGCGCTGGAGGGGCACCGCATCGCCATCGACCCCGCGCTGTGCACGGGCTGCGGCCTGTGCGTGCAGGTCTGCCCGACCGGGGCGCTGGAATACGACCTCACCCCACCCCTCCAGAGCGTGCGCGACGGCGGCCAAGGTGCGGAGGGTGAGGCCACCCTCACCTGTTCCCAGAGCGGGGCGGGCGGCCCGACGCTGACCTGCCTGGGACGCGTCACGCCTGCCGTGTTCGCCGCCGCCGGAGCCTGGGGCACCCCGCTGACCCTGCTGCACGGCGAGTGCGTGGGCTGCCCGGTGGGAGCGCCCGACGTGCCCGAGCGCCTGACCCGCGTGGTAGAGGAAGCCCAGACCCTCCGTGAACCTACCGGACGCCCTGCCGAGGTGACCGTCCGCCCCGCGACCCCCGACGACCGCGACCGGGCGGGGCGGGTCAGCCGCCGGGGGGCCTTCGCCACCCTGTTCCGGGCAGGCCGCCAGCAGGTCGTGGGGCTGCTCCCCGAGCGCCCGCTGCCCTTCGTGGACTGGAGCCAGCCACAGGAGCGCGTACCGGAGGAATGGCGCTGGCGTCGGCGCTCGCTGGTGCCTGCCCCGGCTCCCGACGCGCCTGTCGTGTGGCCCGCGCCCCTGGTGGATGACAAATGCATCGACTGCCCGGTCTGCTCCAACGTCTGCCCGACCGAGGCGATCACCCGCGAGTTCAAGCCGGAAGGCGGCGCCCGGTTGCTGCTCAACCTCGCCGCCTGCACGGGCTGCATGGCGTGTGTGCGCTCCTGCCCGCCCGACGCGATGCACCCCCAGCGCGAGTGGCTTCCGGCGGCCTTTGACGCGCCGCTGCTCATCCGGGACAGCGACAGTGTGATGTGA
- a CDS encoding YbaN family protein, with protein MTPPPASPVRPLWVALGFVLTGLGFLGLVLPGLPGTVWFVLAAACFARGNPKWEAWLLSRPVVGDLVRDYREGRGMPLRAKWIACTCIVMAVGFSLTRIPVVIGQVAWALVGLAGILYISLRVPTRRA; from the coding sequence ATGACGCCTCCGCCCGCCTCCCCGGTTCGGCCCCTGTGGGTGGCGCTGGGCTTCGTGCTGACGGGCCTGGGGTTCCTGGGGCTGGTGCTGCCGGGGCTGCCGGGGACCGTTTGGTTCGTGCTGGCGGCGGCCTGCTTCGCCCGGGGCAACCCCAAGTGGGAGGCGTGGCTGCTCTCGCGGCCCGTGGTGGGGGACCTCGTGCGCGACTACCGCGAGGGGCGGGGGATGCCGCTGCGGGCCAAGTGGATCGCCTGCACCTGCATCGTGATGGCGGTGGGCTTCAGCCTGACGCGGATTCCGGTCGTGATCGGACAGGTGGCGTGGGCGCTGGTGGGCTTAGCGGGCATCCTCTACATCTCCCTGCGCGTGCCCACCCGGCGGGCATGA
- a CDS encoding alpha/beta fold hydrolase yields MRRGWLLVGGLALGAILTTLRIRHHERRYPPRGQVLDLAAGPTHVIEGGSPDAPPVVLIHGSDGVALDWPVSPLWDALAPHARLIAPDRPGHGHTPARPGTPVTVEVNVRRLAAVLDALERRDPAVLLGHSYGAAVALAFAAQFPERVRGLVLVSPTAYPAPGLTRPLAYVPLVPVLETLLTRVLLLPLGRAVAWLEGGRAFHPAPIPPEWHAMMLAFSRRRGQVHALAWENRTLAQELGALEPGYPALRFPAAVLAGAHDRLTPAESHAVPLAGALPQARLHLFPDGGHQLHWTHPAEVTRAVTDVLAEVPASATPAPLVPLSRR; encoded by the coding sequence ATGAGGCGGGGCTGGCTGCTGGTTGGTGGGCTCGCGCTGGGAGCGATCCTGACCACCCTGCGAATCCGCCACCACGAGCGGCGCTATCCCCCACGGGGGCAGGTGCTGGATCTCGCGGCCGGTCCTACGCATGTGATTGAGGGCGGCTCGCCCGACGCCCCCCCGGTTGTCCTGATTCACGGCAGCGACGGGGTGGCGCTGGACTGGCCCGTCTCCCCGCTGTGGGACGCGCTGGCTCCGCACGCCCGGCTGATCGCCCCCGACCGCCCCGGCCACGGCCACACGCCCGCCCGCCCCGGCACGCCCGTCACGGTGGAAGTCAATGTGCGGCGGCTGGCGGCAGTGCTGGACGCGCTGGAGAGGCGAGACCCCGCCGTGCTGCTGGGCCACTCCTACGGGGCAGCGGTGGCGCTCGCGTTCGCCGCCCAGTTCCCAGAGCGGGTGCGTGGGCTGGTGCTGGTGTCGCCCACGGCGTATCCGGCCCCCGGCCTGACCCGGCCCCTTGCCTACGTGCCGCTGGTGCCCGTGCTGGAGACACTCCTCACGCGGGTGCTACTCCTCCCGCTGGGCCGGGCGGTGGCGTGGCTGGAGGGGGGTAGAGCCTTTCACCCCGCCCCCATTCCCCCCGAGTGGCACGCGATGATGCTGGCCTTTTCCCGCCGCCGGGGACAGGTCCACGCGCTCGCCTGGGAGAACCGGACGCTGGCGCAGGAACTTGGAGCGCTGGAGCCGGGTTATCCGGCGTTGCGTTTCCCTGCGGCGGTGCTCGCCGGGGCGCACGACCGCCTGACCCCGGCCGAGTCGCACGCCGTCCCCCTCGCCGGGGCGCTACCGCAGGCCCGGCTGCACCTCTTTCCCGACGGCGGCCACCAACTTCACTGGACCCACCCCGCCGAGGTGACGCGGGCGGTGACCGACGTGCTGGCCGAGGTCCCCGCAAGCGCGACTCCCGCCCCACTTGTCCCGCTCTCCCGCCGCTAG
- a CDS encoding XdhC family protein, with translation MNAAETRLLLGALDAALARGQRAALATVVGVQGSAYRREGTRMLILDDGAQVCMLSGGCLEAEVVEVALGVIAAGEPVLTHYDLSEDATWGLGIGCGGSVDVRVERVDPADPVPAGWLAALREGRAAALAVPLSGAGRVLVLPGGGEEVGHLPDPGLHAWAVAAARERLSAREPRAATLTAPDGTPVFLDVNSPPPELVIYGAGHDAMPLAAQAHALGYAVQVVDPRPAFLTPGRFPGATLHDLAPEELHRFRPGERAHLIVMNHHLDRDRVCLAHALGSGAGYVGVLGPRSRAEDLLRELEAEGVTFTPDQLARLRSPVGLRLGAEAPEEVALSILGELMAWRRGYDGGFLSGHAGRIHDAPTHAVAPRT, from the coding sequence GTGAATGCCGCCGAGACCCGTCTCCTGCTGGGAGCGCTGGACGCCGCCCTGGCCCGTGGGCAGCGGGCCGCCCTCGCCACTGTCGTCGGTGTGCAGGGCAGCGCCTACCGCCGCGAGGGGACGCGGATGCTGATTCTGGACGACGGCGCCCAGGTCTGCATGCTCTCGGGCGGCTGCCTGGAGGCCGAGGTGGTGGAGGTCGCGCTGGGGGTGATCGCTGCGGGCGAGCCGGTCCTCACCCACTACGACCTTTCCGAGGACGCGACCTGGGGCCTGGGCATCGGCTGCGGGGGCAGCGTGGACGTGCGGGTGGAGCGGGTGGACCCGGCCGACCCGGTGCCCGCCGGGTGGCTCGCGGCGCTGCGGGAGGGCCGGGCGGCGGCGCTGGCCGTGCCATTGTCGGGCGCCGGGCGCGTGCTCGTCCTGCCCGGTGGGGGAGAGGAGGTGGGCCACCTGCCTGACCCCGGGCTGCACGCCTGGGCGGTGGCGGCGGCCCGCGAGCGCCTCTCGGCCCGCGAGCCCCGCGCCGCGACCCTGACCGCGCCGGACGGCACCCCGGTCTTCCTCGACGTGAACAGCCCCCCGCCCGAACTCGTGATCTACGGGGCCGGGCACGACGCCATGCCGCTGGCGGCTCAGGCGCACGCGTTGGGCTACGCGGTGCAGGTCGTGGACCCCCGGCCCGCCTTCCTGACGCCGGGGAGGTTTCCGGGGGCGACCCTGCACGACCTCGCCCCGGAGGAGCTGCACCGCTTCCGGCCGGGCGAGCGGGCGCACCTGATCGTCATGAACCACCACCTCGACCGTGACCGGGTGTGCCTCGCGCACGCGCTGGGGTCCGGGGCCGGGTATGTCGGCGTGCTCGGGCCACGCTCTCGGGCCGAGGACCTGCTGCGGGAGCTGGAGGCTGAGGGCGTCACCTTCACCCCCGACCAGCTCGCCCGCCTGCGCTCACCCGTGGGCCTGCGCTTGGGCGCCGAGGCCCCTGAAGAAGTGGCCCTGAGCATCCTGGGCGAGCTGATGGCGTGGCGCCGGGGCTACGACGGGGGATTCCTGAGCGGGCACGCGGGCCGCATCCATGACGCCCCCACGCACGCAGTGGCCCCCCGAACTTGA
- a CDS encoding ABC transporter ATP-binding protein: protein MLGAVSAIETQELRKVYRGRAVVDGLNLTVGEGEVFGFLGPNGAGKSTTVKMLLGLVRPSGGEIRVLGGSPDDPGVRARLGFLPEQFRFQTWMTGEEFLNFHGRLAGLPAADVRTRVPEVLARVGLAGRGRETLGGYSKGMLQRAGLAAAILARPRLVFLDEPTSALDPIGRVEVREIIEALRGEGVAVFLNSHLLAEVEQVCDRVAFVKAGRVLRQGTMRELTGGVIPVEVVVDTLGPELRSALSRLGEVRHVDANVSGRVGLELWVEREDTLPALADAIHGHGARLYTLNPRRPDLETMFLELIEGPAPAAPEVARA, encoded by the coding sequence ATGCTGGGAGCTGTGAGCGCCATCGAAACGCAGGAACTGCGCAAGGTCTACCGGGGCCGGGCGGTCGTGGACGGCCTGAACCTGACGGTGGGGGAGGGCGAGGTCTTCGGCTTTCTCGGTCCCAACGGGGCGGGCAAGAGCACCACCGTCAAGATGCTGCTGGGGCTGGTACGGCCTTCGGGCGGCGAGATCCGCGTGCTGGGCGGCTCCCCCGACGACCCCGGCGTGCGGGCGCGGCTGGGCTTCCTGCCCGAGCAGTTCCGCTTCCAGACCTGGATGACGGGGGAAGAGTTCTTGAACTTCCACGGACGGTTGGCAGGCCTTCCGGCGGCGGACGTGCGGACGCGGGTGCCGGAGGTCCTGGCCCGCGTCGGCCTTGCCGGGCGCGGTCGGGAGACGCTGGGCGGCTATTCCAAGGGGATGCTTCAGCGGGCGGGGCTGGCGGCGGCGATCCTGGCGCGGCCCCGGCTGGTCTTTCTGGACGAGCCGACTTCGGCCCTGGACCCCATTGGCCGGGTGGAGGTGCGCGAGATTATCGAGGCCCTGCGCGGCGAGGGCGTGGCCGTCTTCCTGAACTCGCACCTGCTCGCGGAGGTCGAGCAGGTATGCGACCGGGTGGCCTTTGTCAAGGCCGGGCGGGTGCTGCGGCAAGGCACCATGCGCGAGCTGACCGGGGGCGTGATCCCGGTGGAGGTGGTGGTGGACACCCTGGGTCCCGAGTTGCGCTCGGCCCTCTCCCGGCTGGGCGAGGTACGGCATGTGGACGCCAACGTGTCGGGCCGGGTGGGGCTGGAGCTATGGGTCGAGCGCGAGGACACCCTCCCCGCCCTCGCGGATGCCATTCACGGGCACGGGGCGCGGCTGTACACCCTTAACCCGCGCCGCCCCGACCTGGAGACGATGTTCCTCGAACTGATCGAGGGACCAGCGCCCGCCGCCCCGGAGGTGGCTCGTGCGTAA